One part of the Deltaproteobacteria bacterium RIFCSPHIGHO2_02_FULL_44_16 genome encodes these proteins:
- a CDS encoding DNA-directed RNA polymerase subunit omega translates to MARVTVEDCLDQVENRFALVHIAASRVKQIFKGSRPLIDCKNREIVTALREIADGKVEIIADDGNDKAA, encoded by the coding sequence ATGGCACGAGTTACCGTAGAAGACTGCTTGGATCAAGTAGAGAATCGTTTTGCCTTGGTTCATATTGCCGCAAGTCGAGTGAAACAAATCTTTAAAGGTTCACGTCCCTTGATTGACTGTAAAAATAGAGAAATCGTCACCGCACTTCGCGAAATCGCAGATGGAAAAGTGGAAATCATTGCGGATGATGGGAACGACAAAGCTGCTTGA
- a CDS encoding type II secretion system protein GspD — translation MDRLKLSNMKYAKIHFVFLGFFLISFSLFAQEPDPASEGSVRLPEASSPPSEPAPAGQTTTPSPPTETKPVTPATAGEEEMVYLNVNDQEIKDVIAQISKATGRNFIIDNKLRGKVTILSEKKMTKEEAYQAFLSALEVAGYTTVVGPAGIIKLVALKDAISYPIPIHVDSTPFTDSYITRLITLQNISALEMSNTIKPLISKFGNMFAYPATNTLIITDSGTNIDRVMKVIKELDQKGPQQIVQIITIKYADAKEIAQTVLQLFSAQGARSQPAAVARRPATAGQPEDVEDVSQIIPDVRTNSLIVVASQRAINKVHEIIAQLDRPLGDGEGGKIHVHYLKYANAEEIAATLSGVTSKAGAAGATKEKGKENAIAELEGGITLASDKTTNALIITASAKDYRILVDELISKLDIPRRQVYLESMIMELSIDKGGNYGVKGFGGGALSSLLGFGQTFAATGGLGSLFSSDGLVGGVISRDNVTVDVPIFSGTQVTTQSVQLPAYSAFLNLLQTYSDANVISSPNILTLDNEEAEINITSKIYARKTTTLATGLQTSEPTPLESGLILKLTPQINEGDSVRLKIEQELSNFTGGADAITGAAPSRKRKINTTVITKDGQTVVLGGLMEDNITKSKSKFPVLGDIPLLGLLFQTSSSRTIKSNLLVFITPHVIRDPTDFSRVMKRKVEQRNEFIRENYGKRQRHVIEETLAAHRSDLLEFVPPVPTSELTPLTMTPPAPSVPALSEERKNPSIPKASVPSVQPSHKLPEAVLQQEKKEERVLPPSAPKELPKEGMLEDLNLAY, via the coding sequence ATGGACAGGCTCAAACTTTCGAATATGAAATACGCTAAAATTCATTTTGTGTTTCTTGGCTTTTTCCTCATTTCATTTTCTCTTTTTGCACAAGAGCCTGATCCTGCTTCGGAAGGGAGTGTTCGTCTTCCGGAAGCAAGTTCTCCTCCTTCTGAACCAGCGCCGGCAGGACAAACCACAACACCTTCACCTCCCACAGAAACAAAACCGGTAACCCCTGCAACCGCGGGTGAAGAGGAGATGGTCTATCTCAATGTCAATGATCAAGAGATTAAAGATGTGATTGCTCAGATTAGCAAGGCAACGGGGCGAAATTTTATCATTGATAATAAACTTCGAGGCAAGGTGACCATTCTTTCTGAAAAGAAGATGACGAAAGAAGAAGCCTATCAAGCTTTTCTTTCAGCGCTTGAAGTTGCGGGGTATACGACGGTGGTGGGACCTGCGGGAATTATTAAACTCGTTGCGTTGAAGGATGCTATTTCCTATCCGATTCCGATCCATGTCGATTCTACGCCGTTTACGGATAGTTATATCACTCGACTTATTACCCTTCAAAATATCAGCGCTCTTGAGATGTCGAATACCATCAAACCGCTTATTTCGAAATTTGGAAATATGTTTGCATATCCCGCGACAAACACGCTCATCATTACGGATTCAGGGACGAATATTGATCGTGTGATGAAAGTCATTAAAGAACTTGATCAAAAAGGTCCGCAGCAAATTGTTCAGATTATTACGATCAAATATGCTGATGCGAAAGAGATTGCGCAAACTGTTCTTCAACTTTTTAGTGCTCAAGGTGCGCGAAGCCAACCAGCCGCAGTCGCTCGTCGTCCTGCAACTGCAGGTCAGCCAGAAGATGTTGAAGATGTTTCTCAAATTATTCCGGATGTTCGGACGAACTCTCTGATCGTGGTGGCCAGTCAGCGAGCGATTAACAAAGTTCATGAGATCATCGCTCAGCTTGATCGACCTTTAGGTGACGGTGAAGGGGGAAAAATTCATGTTCATTATTTAAAGTATGCAAATGCTGAAGAAATCGCAGCGACCTTGAGTGGTGTTACCTCGAAGGCCGGAGCGGCAGGCGCCACGAAGGAGAAGGGAAAAGAGAATGCGATTGCGGAGCTCGAAGGAGGAATTACGCTTGCTTCGGACAAAACAACAAACGCCTTAATTATTACAGCATCTGCAAAAGATTATCGTATTTTAGTGGATGAACTTATTTCCAAACTCGATATTCCACGTCGACAAGTCTATCTTGAATCGATGATTATGGAGCTCTCGATTGATAAAGGTGGAAACTATGGCGTGAAGGGATTTGGCGGTGGAGCGCTCAGTTCGCTCCTTGGATTTGGTCAAACCTTTGCGGCAACGGGAGGGCTTGGATCTCTCTTTTCAAGTGATGGCCTTGTTGGCGGTGTTATCTCGCGTGACAATGTTACGGTCGACGTTCCTATTTTTTCAGGAACGCAAGTGACAACGCAATCTGTTCAGTTGCCAGCGTATTCAGCATTTTTGAATCTGTTGCAGACGTACTCAGATGCAAATGTCATTTCATCACCCAATATTTTGACGCTGGATAACGAAGAAGCAGAAATTAATATTACGTCGAAAATTTATGCACGAAAAACCACAACACTTGCGACTGGTCTTCAGACATCAGAGCCAACACCTCTTGAGTCGGGGCTTATTCTCAAGCTCACGCCACAAATTAATGAAGGAGATTCGGTTCGTCTCAAAATCGAACAAGAGCTCTCAAATTTTACGGGAGGCGCTGATGCGATTACGGGTGCTGCTCCTTCTCGAAAACGAAAAATTAATACAACCGTCATTACCAAAGATGGTCAGACAGTTGTGCTCGGTGGTTTAATGGAAGATAATATTACAAAATCGAAGAGTAAATTTCCGGTTTTAGGTGACATTCCTCTTCTCGGTTTACTTTTTCAAACCTCTTCTTCACGCACAATTAAAAGTAATCTCCTTGTTTTTATAACGCCGCATGTGATTCGAGATCCGACCGATTTCTCACGCGTGATGAAACGTAAAGTAGAACAGCGAAATGAATTTATTCGAGAAAATTATGGAAAGCGCCAACGCCACGTCATCGAAGAGACACTTGCGGCTCATCGCTCTGATCTTTTGGAGTTTGTCCCTCCAGTGCCAACCTCTGAGCTCACTCCACTGACAATGACGCCTCCAGCCCCTTCAGTCCCTGCCCTTTCTGAAGAACGAAAAAACCCTTCCATTCCAAAGGCTTCAGTGCCATCCGTTCAACCATCTCATAAGCTTCCTGAAGCCGTGTTACAGCAAGAGAAAAAGGAAGAACGAGTTCTCCCTCCATCAGCTCCCAAGGAGTTACCGAAAGAGGGGATGTTAGAAGATCTCAACTTAGCCTACTAA
- a CDS encoding type II secretion system protein GspE, protein MEEKSLGAILLETSSLTDEQLEQALAVQRERGIRLGEALVQLKLLRSEDILRALSIQLGFPYENKLEVESISSDLVQSIPISYAKQNEVLPLRRENGSIVVAIADPTNFYALDDLRMLLKHDVKPVIASSYEILNAINAVYNKSTGDEAAIDELNEEDEELVGEFNEPVDLLDADDEAPIIRLVNTLLFRAVKQKASDIHIEPFERDLKVRFRINGILYDIITPPKRAQNAIISRVKIMAQLNIAEKRIPQDGRIRIKIAGKDIDIRVSTIPTAHGESVVMRLLDASALLLDVDNLGFSTYNVDIFKRMIDYKNGIVLVTGPTGSGKTTTLYAALSRLNTNEVKILTAEDPVEYQIKGVNQMQVNPKIDLTFASCLRAFLRQDPDIIMVGEVRDRETAEIAIQASLTGHLVLSTLHTNDAASSITRLVDMGVEPFLVASSVIGILAQRLVRTVCRDCARSYDPDEDELQKIGLTLEDLQGRHLFRPVGCPECMETGYAGRLGIHEGIMITDAIRAELMKGSDATRIKQVALQEGMKTLRQDAAEKVVMGLTTVAEVLRVTQEESG, encoded by the coding sequence ATGGAAGAGAAAAGTCTTGGTGCCATTTTATTAGAAACGAGTTCGTTGACGGATGAACAGCTCGAACAGGCTTTGGCTGTTCAACGTGAGCGTGGCATTCGGCTCGGAGAGGCCCTGGTTCAACTGAAACTTCTTCGAAGCGAGGATATTCTTCGCGCTCTCTCGATTCAGCTTGGATTTCCTTATGAAAATAAACTCGAGGTTGAAAGCATTTCGTCAGATCTGGTTCAAAGTATTCCGATTAGTTACGCAAAGCAAAACGAGGTGCTTCCTCTGCGTCGAGAAAATGGCTCGATTGTTGTTGCCATTGCAGATCCCACAAATTTTTATGCTCTCGATGATCTTCGCATGTTACTGAAGCACGATGTGAAACCGGTTATTGCCAGTTCTTACGAAATTCTGAATGCCATCAATGCGGTGTACAATAAATCCACTGGTGACGAAGCAGCGATTGATGAGCTCAACGAAGAAGATGAAGAGCTTGTGGGCGAGTTTAATGAACCGGTCGATCTTCTCGATGCGGATGATGAAGCGCCAATTATTCGTTTGGTCAATACACTTCTCTTTCGTGCGGTAAAGCAGAAGGCGAGTGATATTCATATCGAACCTTTTGAACGCGATCTCAAAGTCCGTTTTCGTATTAATGGAATTCTCTATGACATTATTACACCGCCCAAGCGTGCTCAGAATGCCATCATCTCACGCGTGAAAATTATGGCGCAACTCAATATTGCGGAGAAGCGTATTCCTCAAGATGGACGCATTCGGATTAAAATTGCCGGGAAGGATATCGATATTCGTGTTTCCACTATTCCCACAGCGCACGGTGAAAGTGTTGTCATGCGTCTTTTGGATGCAAGCGCACTTCTTCTGGATGTCGATAACCTTGGATTTTCAACTTACAATGTCGATATCTTCAAACGAATGATCGATTATAAAAATGGAATTGTGCTTGTGACCGGACCAACTGGTTCCGGTAAAACAACCACCCTCTATGCTGCGCTTTCACGACTCAATACCAATGAAGTAAAAATTCTCACGGCAGAGGATCCTGTTGAATATCAGATCAAAGGGGTGAATCAGATGCAGGTCAATCCAAAGATTGATCTGACATTTGCTTCGTGTCTGCGAGCCTTTCTTCGCCAGGATCCAGATATCATCATGGTGGGTGAAGTCCGAGATCGTGAGACCGCTGAAATCGCGATTCAAGCCTCGTTGACCGGTCACTTGGTTCTTTCCACGCTTCATACGAACGATGCGGCAAGCTCTATTACACGTTTAGTCGATATGGGGGTGGAACCATTTCTGGTGGCCTCGTCTGTGATCGGCATTTTAGCTCAACGACTTGTGCGAACGGTGTGTCGTGATTGCGCACGATCGTACGATCCTGATGAAGACGAGCTTCAAAAAATTGGACTGACACTTGAAGATCTTCAAGGTCGACATCTTTTTCGACCGGTTGGCTGTCCCGAATGTATGGAAACAGGATACGCCGGGCGTTTGGGAATTCATGAAGGGATTATGATTACAGATGCGATTCGTGCTGAGCTCATGAAGGGGTCTGATGCAACACGTATCAAACAGGTAGCGCTTCAAGAAGGAATGAAAACACTTCGTCAAGATGCAGCTGAAAAGGTCGTCATGGGTTTAACGACGGTGGCAGAAGTCTTGCGCGTAACGCAAGAAGAGTCGGGATAA
- a CDS encoding type II secretion system protein GspF has protein sequence MSVFEYSGIDSKGKKSGGIIDAENERAARMKLRRMGIFPTQLAPEGAKQQKVSLGMNVDVGKYFQRVKIQEVAAMTRQLSALLAANIPLVDALTALVDQIENVKLRSVLSQVREKVIEGGKLSEAMKAYPKIFSEIYVNMVNAGENSGALDLVMQRLADFTEGQAKLRSKIMGAMMYPIIMGVVGFSLVTLLLTIVVPKMTAVFADMGATLPLPTRILLGISNTLVSFWWLFALLVGFFIYFLRRYVRTPKGKEKWHRMKLKLPIFGNLNRMVAISRFSRTLSTLIGSGVPLLGALDIVRNIVNNVILQKVIEETHNNVREGQGVAETLKKSGEFPPLVTHMIGIGEKTGELEPMLERVADTYDGEVDTTLGAMTSLLEPVMILIMAAVVVFIVLSILLPMLKMNQLAR, from the coding sequence ATGTCTGTCTTTGAATATTCAGGAATCGATTCAAAAGGAAAAAAATCTGGAGGCATCATCGATGCAGAGAATGAACGTGCTGCACGGATGAAGCTTCGACGGATGGGTATTTTTCCAACACAGCTTGCGCCTGAAGGAGCAAAACAACAAAAAGTTTCTTTAGGGATGAATGTCGATGTGGGAAAATATTTCCAGCGCGTGAAGATTCAAGAAGTTGCCGCGATGACGCGACAGCTTTCAGCGCTCTTGGCTGCAAACATTCCTTTAGTCGATGCTCTCACAGCGCTTGTTGATCAAATCGAAAATGTAAAATTGCGAAGTGTTTTGTCGCAAGTGCGTGAGAAAGTGATCGAGGGAGGAAAGCTTTCAGAAGCCATGAAAGCGTATCCTAAAATCTTTAGTGAAATTTATGTCAACATGGTGAACGCCGGTGAGAATAGTGGTGCTTTAGATCTTGTGATGCAGCGTCTCGCTGATTTTACCGAAGGGCAAGCAAAGCTTCGCAGTAAAATTATGGGAGCGATGATGTATCCCATCATTATGGGAGTGGTCGGTTTTAGCTTGGTGACATTATTGCTCACAATTGTCGTTCCGAAAATGACGGCAGTCTTTGCAGATATGGGAGCAACGCTTCCGCTTCCTACGCGGATTCTTCTGGGTATCAGCAATACCCTGGTGAGTTTTTGGTGGCTCTTTGCATTGCTGGTCGGCTTTTTTATTTATTTTCTTCGACGCTATGTGCGAACGCCAAAAGGGAAAGAAAAATGGCATCGCATGAAATTGAAACTTCCTATTTTTGGAAATTTAAATCGCATGGTGGCGATCTCTCGTTTTTCAAGAACGCTTTCGACCCTTATCGGAAGTGGTGTCCCTTTACTGGGAGCACTCGACATTGTTCGCAATATTGTGAATAATGTTATTCTTCAAAAAGTAATTGAAGAGACCCATAATAATGTTCGTGAAGGACAAGGCGTTGCGGAGACACTCAAAAAAAGCGGTGAATTTCCTCCGCTTGTGACGCATATGATTGGAATTGGAGAAAAAACAGGGGAACTTGAACCGATGCTCGAACGCGTGGCTGATACCTATGATGGCGAGGTTGACACGACATTAGGAGCAATGACCAGTTTACTTGAGCCGGTGATGATTCTCATTATGGCAGCGGTGGTTGTTTTTATCGTGCTTTCGATTTTGTTGCCGATGCTCAAGATGAATCAACTCGCAAGATAA
- a CDS encoding type II secretion system protein GspG has product MKKILHNARGMTLIEIMVVIAIIGFIGGIVTTQVLSFLDEAKVDTAKTQIRSIEDSLEHFRRDAGFFPSTEQGLQSLLTKPNVGRTPKRYSSTGYMKKMPKDPWGCDYIYYSPGLQGHPYEVYSLGADCKEGGEEIDADIASFEIE; this is encoded by the coding sequence ATGAAAAAAATACTTCACAACGCACGCGGTATGACGCTCATCGAAATTATGGTGGTGATCGCGATCATTGGTTTTATCGGTGGCATTGTGACCACCCAAGTGCTGTCCTTTCTCGATGAAGCGAAAGTCGATACGGCAAAAACACAAATTCGTTCGATTGAAGATTCATTAGAACATTTCCGAAGAGATGCCGGATTTTTTCCTTCGACAGAACAGGGTTTACAATCGCTCCTTACAAAGCCGAATGTTGGTCGAACTCCGAAACGTTATTCCAGTACTGGCTATATGAAAAAAATGCCGAAAGATCCGTGGGGATGTGATTACATCTATTATAGTCCTGGGCTTCAAGGACATCCGTATGAAGTCTATTCTCTTGGAGCGGATTGCAAAGAGGGGGGAGAAGAGATAGATGCCGATATCGCCTCCTTTGAAATCGAATAA